The sequence below is a genomic window from Micromonas commoda chromosome 10, complete sequence.
gcgcgatgaacgcgtgCAGACCGACGTTCGTCATTCCGCCCGGTCGAGCGATCGACCCAATGCGTGGTTTAGGGGGATTGGGgttcagcggcggcgtcgacgggagttacgacgagacgcgcgccttgagggaggcgagggaggctgagaaggcggcgatgttTCCGTCGTTGgtcgcgggctcgacgggcggcggcggctaccgaggggacgacggcgaggacgacgatttTAACGACGGGGCTTCatccggcgaggaggacgacggtgCCGTGGAGctgctcgtcgagctcgcggggtTGCGACAgccggtgctcgcggcgcaggcgatcCGTGCGCAGCGGGCGGCTcgacgggaggcggcgaagcgggCGGCTCTCTCGAAGAAGAGGaccgggctcgacgccgagggcggggcCCCGACCGACGAttcggacgtcgacgacgacctgtTGCTCGGGgttggacggcgcggcgtggacccgcggacgtacggcggcgacgacgtggcgcgGGTCAAGGGtccggcgccggtggacgtGTTTGTCCCTCTCAACGCCCGGTGCGTCGTCATAACCGGACCCAACACCGGCGGTAAGACGGCGGCTATGAAAGCGGTCGGCCTCGCGAGCTTAATGGCGCGATCCGGGCTCTTCGTCCcggcggagatggcgcgCCTGCCTTGGTTCGATAGCGTGCTCGTCGACATCGGCGACTCGCAGGATCTCATGCAGTCCCTCTCGACGTTtagcgcgaggctcgcgaagCAGAGGGCCATCTTGTCCGCGGCTGGGCCCGATTCGTTGGTGCTGATGGACGAGGTGGGCACCgggacgtccccggcggagggcgccgcgatcggcggcgccctgctcgaacggctcgcgggcgtcggcgcgggcggcacgGACTTTAACCGCGCGGGCCTCACCCTCGCCACGACCCACCAcggcgagctcaaggcgctcaagTACGAGCACCCCGGCGGCTATTTTGaaaacgccgccgtcgaattcgacgaggcggcgctcgcgccgacgtaCAGGCTGCTGTGGGGCGTCCCGGGGCGATCCCGCGCGTTGCAAATCGCCGAGCGGTTCGGTTTGGAACCGGCGgtggtcgacgacgcgagggcggcgctgggcgagGGCAGGGCGACGCTCGAGGAGACCATCGGCGCTTTGGAGAGCGCGAGAagaggcgcggacgaggacatcAAGCGAGCGCTCTCCCTCCTGTGGAACGTGGACCGaaccgcgccgcggatcgcggcggcgcaggccagggtggacgccgccgaggaagccgcggacGTGAAACTCGCGTCCGGGATCGCccgggcgggacgcgagcggaAAACGAGGCTCGCGGCCGACGCGAGAAGGGCGCAGGTTGAAGTCGCCCGGGAAAAGagaggcgcggcgctggcgtcgggcgccaccgatttcgccaccgccgccgccgccgcgagggctgccgaggccgaggctgagcgcgcggcggcggcggcgaagctcaGGCCTCCCGCGAAGGTCCCGAGCGGCTGGTGCCCCGACGTGGGCGACCCGGTGGTGGTGCTCACCACCGGCATGCAGGGCAAGGTTCGCAAAGTCGCGGGCTCCGCGGTCACCGTCCAGGCGGGGCTCATGCAGCTCAAGGttgacgtcgcggacgtccggCCTGATACCGACGCTCCGAAGCAGCGAAAGGTCAccaacgcccgcgcgcacatgccggcggggacgagggccgcggcgaggatcgacgCGTTGATGGGCGCGGactcgcgacgaggagccgCGGAGAGGAAGAATTtcactccgccgccgccgtcgtttGGGTACGATTTCGACGCCGAAGACGAcgtgccgacgacgggggatAAGGTTCGgatcatcggcggcgcgaacaagggcgcggtggggaccgtggtcgtggacgagggcggTCTCCTGACGGTGCAGACGGGTCGCGCCATGTTGAAGTGTCCGGTGGAAGGCGTGGAGTTTGCGTCGaaagtcggcggcggcggcgtcggcggcgggggtggtaAGGGCAAAAAGAAGAAAAAGGGCGGCGGACTCCCCTCGCCCTCCAAGGACATCAGGAAGGCGTCGCAGGCTCCGAGCCCCAAGCCCTCGGGCGACGTGAACGACCTGATGGCCAAATTCAACCGCAAATGACGCGGTGCAACCCGGAGGCTCGGGCCGAATCACGTGCTACTAGACtagcgcctcgacgcgtaATACGGTAGAGTTACAACGACcacgcgacgacggtcaCTTCTTCTTACCCTTGCCGCCCTTGCTGGTTCTACTGGCCTGCGTTACTTTCTTTCGCGCGTAGGGACCGACGCCCGTGGTCTCGACGTAGTTctcggcgtacgcggtgaTCTCGCACCCGGCTCGGCCCCTTTGAAACATCGGGTTCCTTTCGACGAGAGGTTTATAGTGGAAGCCCACCTCTTGGGCCATCGTCTGCGGGAGCTCGTACTTCTCCGCCGGGAGCAAGATGGCGTCCTTCACCGAGCACACCGAGTCCAGCAGCTCGTTGCTCTCGCGCGCCACGTCCGCGTTCACCACGGGAAGGTTCAGGCGGTTGGGTTTCTCCGGGAAGATGTCCAGGTTGTTCCTGTTGCCCACCAT
It includes:
- a CDS encoding predicted protein, which gives rise to MSCASPALAACAATRVRTRGEGAARWRLPPSRSGVAPRAAQSATANPARGKDVSPEELAEQSLEACGWGELLEDLAEYASTRLGQEAVRVMQPPEGGAWQSEMLLDETEAAMVMENHLGASIDFGGIMSAEVRRALYKAEKYASLGGDELAAMVAFIASAARLKKTVENVAVNGVPPPELAPLRNIVAAMAPRPEVADAIKQCVDDQGGFKDGASPELRRARSQRAAAEAKLRRALQNANGQVTTHQGRVVLAVTPPAPAGALVVGVAAGGGLVLIEPPGVVLLNGQLAQCVASEESAIDAIRRRLTNTVAAATPDLFVALDVVTRLDVIAARARQASAMNACRPTFVIPPGRAIDPMRGLGGLGFSGGVDGSYDETRALREAREAEKAAMFPSLVAGSTGGGGYRGDDGEDDDFNDGASSGEEDDGAVELLVELAGLRQPVLAAQAIRAQRAARREAAKRAALSKKRTGLDAEGGAPTDDSDVDDDLLLGVGRRGVDPRTYGGDDVARVKGPAPVDVFVPLNARCVVITGPNTGGKTAAMKAVGLASLMARSGLFVPAEMARLPWFDSVLVDIGDSQDLMQSLSTFSARLAKQRAILSAAGPDSLVLMDEVGTGTSPAEGAAIGGALLERLAGVGAGGTDFNRAGLTLATTHHGELKALKYEHPGGYFENAAVEFDEAALAPTYRLLWGVPGRSRALQIAERFGLEPAVVDDARAALGEGRATLEETIGALESARRGADEDIKRALSLLWNVDRTAPRIAAAQARVDAAEEAADVKLASGIARAGRERKTRLAADARRAQVEVAREKRGAALASGATDFATAAAAARAAEAEAERAAAAAKLRPPAKVPSGWCPDVGDPVVVLTTGMQGKVRKVAGSAVTVQAGLMQLKVDVADVRPDTDAPKQRKVTNARAHMPAGTRAAARIDALMGADSRRGAAERKNFTPPPPSFGYDFDAEDDVPTTGDKVRIIGGANKGAVGTVVVDEGGLLTVQTGRAMLKCPVEGVEFASKVGGGGVGGGGGKGKKKKKGGGLPSPSKDIRKASQAPSPKPSGDVNDLMAKFNRK